A stretch of DNA from Macadamia integrifolia cultivar HAES 741 unplaced genomic scaffold, SCU_Mint_v3 scaffold1132, whole genome shotgun sequence:
TGTACGATCCGTCCTTTGATAAGGATTCATGTGGAGTTGGATTTGTGGCCGAATTGTCGGGGGACAGCAGCAGGAGAACTGTAAGCCCAGCCTAAATCTTTTTATCTTCTCCCCCCCTTTGCCTCTCCCTTTCCTCCTGTCTGTAAGTTCTGTTGCAACTGTTGCAGTTGTTTTCAACTTGGCTTGATTGCTTTATGAGCAATGAGTGCTCTTTTGACTTTTTATGTTTCCCCCTCCGTGGGTATACACTTGTTGTATTTGACTTAGCATTAGCGGTTCTTGTTTGCAGGTAACAGATGCAATAGAGATGCTGGTCCGGATGACACATAGAGGAGCATGTGGCTGTGAAACAAACACTGGTGATGGAGCGGGCATCCTTGTGGATCTTCCTCACAGCTTCTTCACGGAGGCACGTTCTCCAATGTTTTTCCcggatttttttctcttttttttttttccctttaattgTTGTCGCTTTAAGAGTGCACTTGATTTGGTTAGTAATGACTTCTCTTAGGTACATTGAACTCGGAAGTTTTGCATTATTGACTAGTGAACTTGTCTTCGGGGTTCAATTACCTTGGACTTGGCAATACTATTggtttaactttattttttgcttgATGAATCACATAAATCATATTCTTATTGACAtattatttcccttttttttttaaccttcaCCAGGTTGCCAAGGATGTTGGTTTTGAGCTTCCCCCACTAGGCGGGTATGCAGTTGGGATGTTCTTCTTGCCAACATCTGAGACTCGCAGGGAAGAAAGTAAAATAGTATTCACAAAGGTAATTTGTGACTCTAGAGCATTAGTCATGAGCTCATTAAGGCGTTTCCCAACTAGTTAGGACTTTGCTTTTGCATGTAGTTCGGatcttatatatatatgcaatatgattttattttgaagGAAGTATTTTTGGCAAGTCTACTCCGATGTATGGCATGCATAAATGACATGCTAGTTGGTTTAAAATcaattcatttgtgtctaatgTTTGGTTTCTCTTTAAATTATTCAAATAATCTTTTGTATTTGCTTATATATTTATGTGAACAgaatctctttatttatttattttaatgcaTCTTAACATCTATTGGCCCATATTGTTTTCGAGTAGTTGATCTTTGGAGTAGAAGATAATGAGATGTaatcttccattgttttatatgacttgctttctattttgcaaattcttgtttggattttattttatttttttgtgaattCATTATTTACTGAAGTTCTTGATTCTACATGAAGGTTGCTGAATCATTGGGGCATGTTGTTCTTGGTTGGCGCTCTGTTCCAACTGATAACACAGGACTGGGCAAAGCTGCTCTGCAAACAGAGCCTGTTATTGAACAAGTATTTATTACCCCAAGTCCCAGATCGAAAGCTACTTTTGAGCAACAGGTAGTCACCTCTTTCGGTTATACTTCTTTGCACTgcattttatttaattgtgaCTTTTATGTCACAAGATAGTGTATactggtttttattttatttttaatgtatgCTGCAGTTAaggtaaaaaaattgaatttcgGGTTATATATGATTTAGTTTATCCACATGCTTACCAGCCTGCTATAATTCTGCATCTATGTCCTGCACTTTGTTGATCTCCAATAAATAATTAGCTTGACCAGAGGGTCTTAATTACCAAATCAGGAGCAGTTTTTCTACTTGACCCCATTGGGTCTcaaaccccccaccccaatTGAAACAATGCTTGAGTGCTTAACTAttgtttattattgtttttcacTTTGATCTCTTCATATCACAGATGTACATATTAAGGAGGGTTTCAATGGTTGCTATTCGGGCTGCTTTAAACCTCCAGCATGGTGGAGTGAAGGACTTCTATAtatgttctctctcttcaagGTGTGGTTTTTTGGGAAGCCTTATCTGTCGTCTCCCCCCCCGCGGCGCTCCTTAAATTTCTGAGTTAGGAAATGTTACTTTTTTGAGGACATTACAACTCCGCATGCAGAtagtttatttacttttttatcTCCTATTTTGAGAAGAAGATAATTAATGCTTTCTCCCTCCGTTTTGCCAGGACTATTGTTTACAAAGGTCAATTAAAGCCAGATCAGTTGAAGGACTATTACTATGCAGATCTTGGCAATGAAAGTTTCATGAGCTACATGGCCCTGGTAAATATATTCCCATGCCCTTGCTTCTTTCTCCACAAACTTCATTCTTCAAGAACCAGCAGCATGAGGTATTTACTGGTAACAGAAAAGATGTAAGGTTAAGCAACAACTTCTAAGGCATCAAAGTTTGAATGATTTTTAAATGCTTGTACTCTTCTTGATTACTGTTTGAATTTGGATGCCGGATTGGATGCCTTGGGTGAGTTGGTGTGAAACTTTATCAAGTAAACCATGTTGCAGAAACTTGATGCAGTGCTCCTCTCTATGGTCAATTCTTGAGGATGAGCTTTGATCAATTCTTGAGGATGAGACTTGGAGGTGGAAAAGGAAATTGATTGGTCAAGGTAGCTTAGGTTTCTCACAATGTGTTGAATTGGCACTGCAGATATGGCAAATGTGTAATATTCATTGGGTGTCCTGAACACAAATTTATCTTGCTATTTCTTGTATGACTTCTCCATACTATGAAATGAATAGATGGAATTGTAAGTAACATTGTGGGTATGTTTCATGGTGGCAGATTCACTCTAGGTTTTCGACAAACACTTTTCCTAGCTGGGACCGTGCTCAACCCATGCGTGTCCTAGGCCACAATGGGGAGATCAACACTCTTCGAGGCAATGTAAACTGGTATGTGCTCGGTTCCTGTGAATGTAAACTTAACCCTCCTTTTCTTACCCCCCCCCTcccacaataataataataataaaaaaaattaactactATGTTGGAATTAACTACTAGCTACTTACAAATGAATGTACTGTCATTCATttactttctaccaaaaaaataaaataaataataaataaacaaataaagagtTTAACTATGATAAATGGTTATGAGCATGGCTATCAGGCACTAATATGGAATTAGATGCTGGAGTTTAACAACCCAATTACTGAACCTGCGAGTAAATATCTACTTCCTAATTACACGAGGttgtatatttatattattaatcATATTCTTGTCCTCCTTCCCTGATTCCTGGCATCTATTTATTGCACAATATGATGTAGATATACTATATTTGATATGCCTAAGAAATTTCTCAATAAATCCCATTCCTAGATCCATGCTGTGTGTCGTTGACATTTTAAAATGAAAGGTTTGAAGAATATCACCAGATGATGAACTTTGTTACATACATTGGTTATGGATTCCTAATTTCTGGGGTGCTGATGCATTTTCCTTCAAACAGGATGAAGGCACGTGAAGGTCTGCTGAAGTGCAAGGAGCTTGGATTGTCGAAGAATGAGATGAAGAAGCTTCTACCTATTGTGGATGCTAGCTCATCTGATTCAGGTgagaccatagttagcaaattcggattcgggaattattcgggcggagaattattcggaataattcgattgattaatttaaggattcggtcaaaaaagcggtcaaaaaagcttattgggtttttttttttttaaatactgtttaagtggaccgaataattcggtttaatccggttcggtccgaattattcgcgttttatattcacttttgaaaaaatcatgaattttaccgaattttatttttaatttggattcggtcagaattttttattaaattcggaaaaattcggttcggccgaataattcgcgattTGCCGGCCTAATTGATAACACTGGGTGAGACTGTAATCTAGCATGGTGCCCATTGAAGTTGCATATTCTTGCATCTCTAAACATAAATGATAAAGATATGTTAAGGAAGAATATATACAGCTCAGTACCTAAGGAGAACAGTATGGGTGAGGGAGGAAGAGGGACAGCCCATTCTGCATTTATGAGGAATTTCCATTTTTAACTGGAACATATCTGATCTTTGTAGGAGCTTTCGATGGTGTCCTTGAGCTTCTGGTTCGAGCTGGCAGAAGTCTTCCTGAAGCTGTTATGATGATGATTCCTGAAGCATGGCAAAATGACAAGAATATGGATCCCGATAGGAAGGCCTTGTACGAGTATTTCTCTGCTCTTATGGAGCCATGGGATGGGCCTGCtcttatttcatgtaataattccaaCTCGAATTCATTCTGCAAAGTGTTCCCCTTGCTTAAGTTTTTGTATTTATGCTTCATTGCTCCTTGTTCCTCCATAAcgaataattaattttataCTTGCATATCCTGGAAATTTGTAGTTACTGATGGCCGTTATCTTGGAGCCACATTGGATCGAAATGGATTGAGACCTGGTCGCTTTTACGTCACTCACAGTGGACGTGTCATCATGGCAAGTGAAGTTGGTGTTGTAGACATTCCACCTGAAGATGTTCTTCGGAAAGGAAGACTCAACCCTGGAATGATGCTTTTAGTAGATTTTGAGAAGCATATTGTTGTAGATGATGAGGCCCTGAAGAAGCAGTATTCTCTTGCGAGGCCATATGGTGAGTGGCTCAGCAGACAGAAGATAGAACTGAAAAACATAGTTGATTCTGTTCCTGAATCTGACAGGGTTCCGCCAGCCATATCTGGGGCTGTGCCGGTGAGTACATTAACGCCTTCTCTTGCAGTTTCTTCTGCTTGGGAAATTCGGTGTCTGGTGTAACTCTATTTTTGTGTAGGTTTCTGGCCAGGATGAGAACATGGAGAAGATGGGTATTCACGGTCTGTTGGCTCCACTGAAGGCTTTTGGGTAAGTGAATATTGAACCCTTTTGGCCCACTTGCACTTCTTGTTCTTTTGCATTTCTGGACAAATCTGAGCAAAATGGTTTCCTTGTgcagttacacagttgaagctTTGGAAATGCTGTTACTTCCCATGGCAAAGGATGGAACCGAGGCTCTTGGCTCAATGGGAAATGATACTCCATTGGCTGTGATGTCAAACAGAGAGAAGCTCACTTTTGAGTATTTCAAGCAGATGTTTGCTCAGGTGACGAATCCACCAATCGATCCAATCCGGGAGAAGATCGTCACCTCTATGGAGTGCATGATTGGTCCAGAAGGTGATCTTACAGAAACTACAGAAGAACAGTGCTGTCGCCTCTCACTGAAAGGTCCTCTTCTATCCACTGAAGAAATGGAGGCAATCATAAAGATGAACTACAGAGGTTGGCGGAGCAAGGTTCTTGACATTACTTACTCTAAAAGTCGTGGTAGGAGAGGTTTGGAAGAGACATTGGATAGAATCTGCCTTGAAGCACGAAATGCAATCAAGGAAGGTTATACAACACTGGTTCTGTCGGACCGAGGTAACAATTCTCAATTTATGTACCCCTGATAAAACCTCTATTGTGATTTGTGAATCAATAaacttcattcttttgttgAGGAAATAAAAGGGGGGGGTCATAACCATGTCAAAATTGCTTAGTTGTCTAACCAAAATTTCAAACATCTTTGTTCTTTTAACtgaattaataatttttttctatttccattttcattaccaTCTGAACTTCTCTTTGCACTATTGTGTTGTAGCTTTTTCATCAAATCGTGTCGCTGTAAGCTCCCTGTTAGCTGTTGGTGCTGTCCATCACCATTTAGTCTCAAAACTTGAGCGCACTCGAATTGGATTGGTAGTTGAATCTGCTGAGCCACGTGAAGTGCATCATTTCTGTACCCTGGTTGGATTTGGTGCTGATGCTATATGTCCATACTTGGCCATAGAAGCGATTTGGAGACTGCAGGTTGATGGTAAGATCCCCCCTAAAGCAAATGGTGAGTTCCACTCTAAGGAGGACttggtgaagaagtacttcaaaGCAAGCAACTACGGAATGATGAAGGTTCTTGCTAAAATGGGGATATCGACCTTGGCCTCCTATAAGGGTGCTCAGATTTTTGAGGCTTTGGGTCTTTCATCTGAGGTGATCCAGAAATGTTTCAATGGCACTCCAAGCAGGGTTGAGGGTGCAACGTTTGAAGTGCTTGCTCAGGATGCACTTCGACTACATGAAATAGCTTTTCCAGCTAGGGTCTTGCCTCCTGGAAGTTCAGAAGCTGTTGCACTGCCAAATCCTGGAGATTATCATTGGAGAAAAGATGGAGAAGTGCATCTTAATGATCCTCTTGCCATGGCAAAACTTCAAGAGGCTGCCAAATCAAACAGTGTAGCTGCATATAAAGAATACTCCAAGCGCATACAGGAACTCAATAAGACCTGCAATTTGCGGGGGATGTTGAAGTTTAAGGAATCAGAGTTTAAGGTTCCTTTGGATGAAGTTGAACCTGCTAGTGAGATTGTGAAGCGGTTCTGTACTGGGGCCATGAGTTATGGCTCAATATCTCTAGAAGCGCATACAACCCTTGCTATCGCCATGAACAGAATAGGAGGGAAATCAAATACTGGTATTGATCGATCCTTGAATTTTATTAGGAAATTGTAGTCGTTTGAGGAAGTCTTTTAACTGTTTGGCAATGCTTGTTATGTCgtcatttttcatttattgTTAAATACAGCAATCATCTTGACTCTTATCTCATCGCATAAAAATCCTTTTTAGTTGTAAATCTAGGCTTAAATACAtcatttaggttttgggttattgggttttgatttgttttagTAGTATTTTGAGGTACccttgtatatattttttaaccttttttggAAGTGGAGAGAGGTTTAGGTTTGATGGTTTAGAACGCTTTTGCCAGTTCtctttatgtttttattttaattgcctgaGTTGTATAATGACTAATTTGTTATGTTCTTGTTACTAAAGGCGAGGGAGGTGAGAATCCATCTCGAATGCAGCCTCTTCCAGAGGGATCAATGAATCCAAAGAGGAGTGCTATAAAGCAGGTTGCCAGTGGGAGATTTGGGGTTTCTAGCTATTACCTTACAAATGCCGATGAATTGCAGATAAAAATGGCTCAGGTAATTGTTGGATACCATATGTAACCAGATTCCATACTGatttagatattttattgtCAAGGTTATTTTCCTACCTAGACCCTATATTCCTATTGGAACAGAAGTTCCtcttgtttatgtgtttatgttCATGGGCAGATGTCGCTGAATCTGCAAAACACCTTCTGGGTGTCTTTGCATCTTTAAGTGATTCACCTTTGGCATATGGTGAGGTTATATGTGAACtggaatttttcattttcttgtggGGTGGAATTTATTTTCCTGAAATATCAGGTTACCTTTTCACGCAGGGTGCTAAGCCAGGTGAAGGAGGTGAGCTTCCAGGCCACAAAGTTATAGGAGATATTGCAGTCACTAGAAACTCCACCGCTGGTGTGGGCCTCATCAGTCCCCCTCCCCATCATGATATCTATTCTATTGAAGATCTTGCCCAATTAATTCACGATCTTAAGGTACCAATATACATAATTTGAATGAACCCCTATATATGTGGTTTCTCCTCTTAATTGCAGGGCATGTAGTTGTGTTTTTGAGTGGTTTTCTGTAACTGAATTATTTCACTTTTGTCTTCCGTAGAACTCTAATCCAGGAGCTCGAATCAGTGTGAAACTGGTGTCTGAAGCTGGCGTAGGAGTTATTGCTAGTGGGGTTGTGAAAGGCCATGCTGACCATGTTTTGATTTCTGGTCATGATGGAGGAACAGGAGCTTCACGTTGGACTGGTATCAAGAATGCTGGCCTACCATGGGAGCTTGGTTTGGCTGAGACTCATCAGACATTAGTTGCAAATGACCTTCGTGGTCGGACTACTCTCCAGACAGATGGTCAACTTAAAACTGGAAGGGATGTGGCCATTGCAGCACTTCTTGGTGCAGAAGAGTTTGGCTTTAGCACTGCTCCTTTGATAACTCTCGGCTGTATCATGATGCGTAAATGCCACAAGAACACATGCCCTGTTGGTATTGCTACACAAGATCCGGTTCTTCGTGAGAAATTTGCCGGAGAGCCTGAACATGTCATAAATTTCTTCTTTATGCTAGCTGAGGAGGTGCGTGAAATCATGTCTCAGCTTGGATTTCGAAACATCACTGAGATGGTTGGTCGTTCAGATATGCTGGAAGTTGATAAAGAAGTTACAAGGAACAATGAGAAACTGGAAAACATTGATCTTTCACTACTACTTAGACCTGCTGCTGATATCCGGCCGGAAGCAGCCCAATACTGTACCCAAAAGCAGGATCATGGATTGGACATGGCTTTAGACCAAAAACTTATCTCTCTATCCCAATCTGCTCTTGACAAAGGTCTTCCTGTATACATCGAAATGCCCATACTAAATGTGAATCGTGCTGTTGGAACCATGCTCAGCCATGAAGTCACTAAACGTTACCACATGGCAGGTCTTCCTACAGATACAATCCACATCAAGTTCAGTGGGAGTGCTGGGCAGAGCCTTGGAGCCTTCCTGTCCTCAGGCATCATGCTTGAACTTGAAGGTGACAGCAATGACTATGTCGGGAAAGGATTATCAGGGGGCAAGATTGTAGTTTACCCTCCAAGAGAAagtaattttgatcctaaagaAAACATTGTGATTGGAAATGTGGCTCTCTATGGTGCAACAAGCGGGGAGGCATATTTCAATGGGATGGCAGCTGAGAGGTTTTGTGTGCGCAATTCAGGAGCTAGGGCAGTTGTAGAAGGTGTTGGTGATCATGGGTGTGAATACATGACTGGAGGTATTGTTGTTGTGCTTGGAAAAACTGGGAGGAATTTTGCTGCCGGTATGAGTGGTGGGATTGCTTATGTTCTTGATGTTGATAAGAAGTTCCAATCTCGGTGCAATCTTGAGCTGGTAGATCTTGATAATGTTGAGGATGAAGAGGACATTATGACACTAAGGATGTTGATACAGCAACATCAGCGACACACTAACAGCAAATTGGCTAGGGAAGTCCTTGCTGACTTCGAAAATCTTCTTCCAAAGTTTATCAAAGTATTCCCAAGGGATTATAAATGGATTCTTGCAAACATGAAGGCTGAGAAAGCCAATAGAGAAGCAGAGGAACGAGCTGCCACAGAGGCTGAAGAACAAAAGGAGGCAGAGTTGATGGAAAAGGATGCGTTTGAAGAGCTCAAGAAGTTGGCAGCTGCATCCTCAAATGGGAGTGCGAGTCAGGTAATGTGACTTTATAGTAACTGTAACCTCTGTTGAGTTATTCTTATAATataattcttttaattttccaCTCTAGCATATAGTGTAGGGTGCTTTAGTGGACCAAAAGGACAAAGAAGCTGTGGTATTCGTCTGTTTCCAGTTTCTTGTGGTTCTTTATGTAGAGCAAGAAAAGATGTTAGAGAAGAAAATTTCCAAGCATAACATAGGTTATTGGATTGTTACAACCCTTGGTTCCTGCAAAACTGGTTTGGTCCTGTTGAGTCTTCTGAGTTAAGAGACAAAGTAACATGACTATGAACCAAAAGATGGACCAACTATCTAACATGAACTGGCAATTTTTCGTCCAAGAAAGTAAAATGATTATGTTTTTCCCTTCCTCTGGTAATTATTCTGTTTTTATGCTCTTGAAACTAAGTTTCAAGATCAGGGAAAGACATAAGTGCTTATGATTTTGTGAATGTATGACTAGAGAGAGAGGATTGGGGAGAACAAAATTTTTGTAGCCAAacctaggtttttttttttttttggggggggggtgttccaATCCCGCTTTTAACTGGTATTTAGCGTTTTATGTCTAATTCTTTGCATTTTATACCTTTACATCGTTTATGGGAAGAGCATCAAAGTTCTGTTCTGTCTGGGTGAATACATGACATCCTTCTCTGTATAGATGTTACTATATTCAAAGTTGTTTAAGGtaccctcttctttttttttttttcctgattaaTTGTCTGACAATAGTTCTGTGTGATTCACTGAAGGCGGCACAGGAAGAACCAGTAAAGAGGCCAACCCGTGTTGCTGATGCTATCAAGCATCGAGGCTTTGTTGCTTATGAGCGGGAGAGTGTTTCATACAGGGATCCTAATGCTCGGATTAGTGACTGGAAAGAAGTTATGGAAGAGTCAAAACCAGGAGAGCTATTAAAGACCCAATCAGCTCGTTGCATGGACTGTGGAACTCCCTTCTGCCATCAGGTATGTGTCATACAGCTGCTTTTTATGGTTAAAATATCTTCCTCTACCTGTCCTCACCCTGCTCcttttgaagggaaaaaaaaaaatttgtggcaAGGATTAGTTCTCTCATCCAAATTTTTCTTTGCTTGTTTCTCAGGAAAACTCGGGATGCCCCCTTGGGAACAAGATACCAGAATTCAATGAGTTGGTATATCAAAACAGATGGCGTGAGGCATTGGATCGGCTTTTAGAGACAAATAATTTCCCAGAGTTCACTGGCAGAGTTTGCCCTGCACCTTGTGAAGGTTCTTGTGTTCTTGGTATTATTGAGAACCCTGTATCTATCAAAAGCATAGAGTGCTCCATCATAGACAGGGCTTTTGAAGAAGGGTGGATGGTACCTCGGCCTCCCCCTGTGAGAACTGGGTATGCTTTCGCTTCTCATAAGCTTTGACTCATGGGATTTTTGCTCTTTTGGAAAATTGACTTCTACATTTTTCAGATCCATCTCCAGTTTGGAGGCCCTCTTTTTGTTCTCAAATAGTGATGTAGATGCTCCCTTCCCCCTTACCATGATTATACCTTTTTGGTGAACCAGTATCTTTTTAGAAACTTGTTTGAAATAAGAATCTGTCTGGGCCTTCTGAATGCAGGAAGAGAGTTGCTGTTGTGGGTAGTGGGCCTTCTGGCTTGGCTGCTGCTGATCAGTTAAACAAAATGGGTCATCTGGTGACCGTGTTTGAGCGTTCTGACAGAATTGGTGGGCTTATGATGTATGGGGTTCCCAACATGAAGGCTGATAAGATGGAAATTGTTCAAAGGCGGGTCAATCTTATGGCCGAGGAAGGTGTCAATTTCATTGTCAATGCAAATGTTGGAACAGATCCATTGTACTCTATAGAGCGACTTCGTGCAAAGAACGATGCCATAGTTTTGGCCTTGGGAGCTACAAAGCCAAGGTAattgaaaacatattttttgttgaaatcCTTATTTTAGCCATGAAGGCTCAAAACAAAGATCTCATAGGCTGTTTCCCTACAGGGATCTTCCTGTTCCAGGACGAGAACTCACGGGAGTACATTTCGCTATGGAGTTTCTTCATGCAAACACCAAAAGCTTCCTGGATAGTGACCTCCAGGATGGAAACTATATATCCGCGAAAGGGAAAAAGGTCGTCGTAATAGGAGGGGGTGACACTGGCACTGACTGCATAGGGACATCAATCAGGCATGGCTGCTCCAGCATCGTAAACCTAGAGCTTCTCCCCCAGCCTCCTCAGACCAGGGCTCCAGGCAACCCTTGGCCACAGGTATGATCCTTTCACCAGATACTTTAAAAAAGCTATTCTCTAAAACAGCCTAATTGGGACAGTTTCTCTCTCAATTTTGCATCAAGAAGCTGCAGTTATCCATTCTGATTGTCCTATTCTTGTTTTGTAGTGGCCTCGTGTTTTCCGTGTGGATTATGGCCATCAGGAAGCAGCTGCAAAGTTTGGCAAAGATCCGAGATCTTATGAGGTCTTGACCAAGCGGTTCATAGGAGACGAAAATGGAGCTGTGACAGGACTTGAGCTGGTGCGAGTAAACTGGGAAAAAGACGCCACTGGGAGGTTTCAGTTTAAAGAAGTTGAGGGCTCTGAGGAAATAATCGAGGCCAACCTTGTGCTTCTAGCAATGGGTTTCCTTGGTCCTGAGTCGGTTAGTATTCTCCATCTTCTATTTGTAAAACCAGTTCCAGAAGTGCatttttcagattcacacctCACTTTGGACtcgatttaaaaaaagaaaagaacaactcAGTGCATGAGACTCTTGCTACCACGGGGTTTGAGAGGGGGCAAGTGTATGCAGCCTTAACCCTGCTTCACAACTTAACCGTTATACCACAGGCTTGCCCCACTTCGGACTCAATTTGATCTAAGAAAATGCCTGTGGATGGGAATTTTGGACTAACCTTTTTTGTGGATATTTGCAGACAATTGCAGACCAGATAGGCTTGGAGCGTGACAACCGTTCCAACTTGAAGGCCGAGTATGGAAGATTCTCAACTAACGCAGAAGGGGTCTTTGCTGCCGGAGACTGTAGACGGGGACAATCGCTGGTGGTATGGGCAATCGCAGAAGGCCGAAAAGCTGCAACCGAAGTTGACAAGTACCTGATGAAAGGGGAAGATGAGGACCTTAGCATAGCCACTGACAATGAAGATGTGGTCAAGAAGAACAGCAAATTTACCGTAGTGACATAGATGACCTGAAAAACCTGTCGCCTTCTTCTAATAGAATTCAATTTGGGAAGAAGAGGATAAGATCAATTTATACTGAAATGGGATTCCAGCCTGCCTGTAGAGGGTGCCAACGGCAAAAGGCAGTTGGGCAATGAGGGATGCGTGGAGTTGAGAGAGATGGAGGTGTTGGATACTTGTTGCAGGCGAGTATCGTGAGGTTTGTGGAAGATTTTGCTGTGATTATTATATAGGTTCtgaatttttccatttttctttctttttctctttctttgtttttccgGAAACTGGAAAGCCATCTTTTGTGTGGTTGAAGAAATAATGTACAGTTAATTATTTTTGTTGGAAATTATACGGGCCCTATTTATTTATGGGTCAGGCTTGGACACCTTCATTTGTGTCGGGTAGCCTTGTAACCCAATTTTTATGGGACTGAAATGCACCTTGTCCTATTCTGCTAGTGTAGTTAAAGTTAGGGGCATAATTGAAAAGTGATTTGATGTTGATATGTGTCATGTCTGTTTCGCCTTCACTGATTTAGTTACAGGTGATTTCTTGGATACAATCATACGAAACTTTAGTTTTGTTTCCTGAATGCCGGCCA
This window harbors:
- the LOC122062882 gene encoding glutamate synthase 1 [NADH], chloroplastic-like, which codes for MSALSGSALQLRIKSGTFPSIHGSPSNHQCNITPLGSHGKKISSCFATKRQNAMENTFFGTRLRSYTPERLHLWRSDGPGRQPKLKVVVRSALSQVPEKPLGLYDPSFDKDSCGVGFVAELSGDSSRRTVTDAIEMLVRMTHRGACGCETNTGDGAGILVDLPHSFFTEVAKDVGFELPPLGGYAVGMFFLPTSETRREESKIVFTKVAESLGHVVLGWRSVPTDNTGLGKAALQTEPVIEQVFITPSPRSKATFEQQMYILRRVSMVAIRAALNLQHGGVKDFYICSLSSRTIVYKGQLKPDQLKDYYYADLGNESFMSYMALIHSRFSTNTFPSWDRAQPMRVLGHNGEINTLRGNVNWMKAREGLLKCKELGLSKNEMKKLLPIVDASSSDSGAFDGVLELLVRAGRSLPEAVMMMIPEAWQNDKNMDPDRKALYEYFSALMEPWDGPALISFTDGRYLGATLDRNGLRPGRFYVTHSGRVIMASEVGVVDIPPEDVLRKGRLNPGMMLLVDFEKHIVVDDEALKKQYSLARPYGEWLSRQKIELKNIVDSVPESDRVPPAISGAVPVSGQDENMEKMGIHGLLAPLKAFGYTVEALEMLLLPMAKDGTEALGSMGNDTPLAVMSNREKLTFEYFKQMFAQVTNPPIDPIREKIVTSMECMIGPEGDLTETTEEQCCRLSLKGPLLSTEEMEAIIKMNYRGWRSKVLDITYSKSRGRRGLEETLDRICLEARNAIKEGYTTLVLSDRAFSSNRVAVSSLLAVGAVHHHLVSKLERTRIGLVVESAEPREVHHFCTLVGFGADAICPYLAIEAIWRLQVDGKIPPKANGEFHSKEDLVKKYFKASNYGMMKVLAKMGISTLASYKGAQIFEALGLSSEVIQKCFNGTPSRVEGATFEVLAQDALRLHEIAFPARVLPPGSSEAVALPNPGDYHWRKDGEVHLNDPLAMAKLQEAAKSNSVAAYKEYSKRIQELNKTCNLRGMLKFKESEFKVPLDEVEPASEIVKRFCTGAMSYGSISLEAHTTLAIAMNRIGGKSNTGEGGENPSRMQPLPEGSMNPKRSAIKQVASGRFGVSSYYLTNADELQIKMAQGAKPGEGGELPGHKVIGDIAVTRNSTAGVGLISPPPHHDIYSIEDLAQLIHDLKNSNPGARISVKLVSEAGVGVIASGVVKGHADHVLISGHDGGTGASRWTGIKNAGLPWELGLAETHQTLVANDLRGRTTLQTDGQLKTGRDVAIAALLGAEEFGFSTAPLITLGCIMMRKCHKNTCPVGIATQDPVLREKFAGEPEHVINFFFMLAEEVREIMSQLGFRNITEMVGRSDMLEVDKEVTRNNEKLENIDLSLLLRPAADIRPEAAQYCTQKQDHGLDMALDQKLISLSQSALDKGLPVYIEMPILNVNRAVGTMLSHEVTKRYHMAGLPTDTIHIKFSGSAGQSLGAFLSSGIMLELEGDSNDYVGKGLSGGKIVVYPPRESNFDPKENIVIGNVALYGATSGEAYFNGMAAERFCVRNSGARAVVEGVGDHGCEYMTGGIVVVLGKTGRNFAAGMSGGIAYVLDVDKKFQSRCNLELVDLDNVEDEEDIMTLRMLIQQHQRHTNSKLAREVLADFENLLPKFIKVFPRDYKWILANMKAEKANREAEERAATEAEEQKEAELMEKDAFEELKKLAAASSNGSASQAAQEEPVKRPTRVADAIKHRGFVAYERESVSYRDPNARISDWKEVMEESKPGELLKTQSARCMDCGTPFCHQENSGCPLGNKIPEFNELVYQNRWREALDRLLETNNFPEFTGRVCPAPCEGSCVLGIIENPVSIKSIECSIIDRAFEEGWMVPRPPPVRTGKRVAVVGSGPSGLAAADQLNKMGHLVTVFERSDRIGGLMMYGVPNMKADKMEIVQRRVNLMAEEGVNFIVNANVGTDPLYSIERLRAKNDAIVLALGATKPRDLPVPGRELTGVHFAMEFLHANTKSFLDSDLQDGNYISAKGKKVVVIGGGDTGTDCIGTSIRHGCSSIVNLELLPQPPQTRAPGNPWPQWPRVFRVDYGHQEAAAKFGKDPRSYEVLTKRFIGDENGAVTGLELVRVNWEKDATGRFQFKEVEGSEEIIEANLVLLAMGFLGPESTIADQIGLERDNRSNLKAEYGRFSTNAEGVFAAGDCRRGQSLVVWAIAEGRKAATEVDKYLMKGEDEDLSIATDNEDVVKKNSKFTVVT